ATATATAGATTATGATCAAATTAAGGAGGCGGTACAATGGAGATAACAATCAATAAGTCAGGGAATTTGTCGGTTCAGTATTTTCTGTCGTACCTTTATCTTGTATCAAAATCTATGAATGGATCATCATCTCAAATTATCGAGTTTACTGAGAAGCGAATGTTTGGAAAAGACTGTGGTTCACGGGGAGAAGCTTCCTATCAACATTTTTTGAAGGCATGCAGCCAATTTATAGAAAGCGGAGGACGCGATTAAATGGAAAATGTTCGCGAGTTGTTTCAGGTGATGGTTCGCCGGTTCGGGCTTTTGGATAAGAATTGCTGTTCAGTTGGATCAGTGGAATTGAGCATGGTTCAAAGTCATATTCTGTATGAGGTAGAACGAAGGGAGTCTCCTTCCATACAGGAAATTGCCGATACACTTGGGACGGATATCACGACGTTCAGCCGGCAGGTTCAAGGTCTTGTAAAGATGGGTCTTATAGAAAAGAAACAGTCTGTTGAAGATAAGCGGATCTATCAGCTTTTCTTAACGAGTGAAGGAAAAGAAATTGCTTCATCCATCGATACCCAAATGAATGAGTACTTAAAAGAAGTATTTTCTTATATGCAGCCGGCAGAGAGAAACCAGGTTATCGAATCTATAAAATTACTGAACCTAGCAATGGCAAAAAGTGAGATGTGCTGCCGGCCTGTGAAATAAAAAGAAAGATCGAATACGGTCTTTTTACATAGATACTTGCATTTTGCAAATAAAAGGAGTGGCAGTATGTGGCTGGAAGTTGGCAGGAGCTTTGTTGAAATTGCATTTGAACTAACCGTACTTTTTATTGCTATTTCGTTTTTAATCAATCTGCTTCAGGTTTTTATCCCGTATTCCAAAATGGAAAAATGGATGAAAGACAGTCATCCGATAGTAAGCGGCGGAATGGCTTTGGTTTTTGCTTTTGCGACTCCTTTTTGTTCCTGCTCGACGATTCCAGTTGTAGTGAATCTGTTGAATAACCGGATTCGATTTGGCGTTGTGATGGTGTTTTTATTTGCCTCTCCAGTTCTCGATCCAACAATCTTAACGCTGATGACGGCTGTTTTAGGATGGAAGGTCGCTCTCTATTACACATTAATTACGTCTATATTATCATTTAGTATTGGCTTTTTATTAGAGAAGCTAGGGTATGAAAAGGAAGTTAAAAATGTTCTGGTTAAAAATTATAATCCTGTTAAGGACGGGTTTAGTATGAAAGGAGCCATCGCGGAAACCATTCAGCTCATGAAGACCGTTTACCCGTTTCTGCTCATCGGCGCAGCGATTGGAGCTCTTATTCATGGAGCTGTTCCAACCGAGTTTATCACTCAGTATTTCGGCGGCGAAAACTGGTGGCTTGTACCGATTGCAGCTGTCGTTGGGGTCCCTTTATATATCCGTCTTTCCTCGATGATTCCCATTACGCAGATCATGATTGCGAAAGGAATGGCGCTAGGACCTGTTATGGCACTGATGATCAGTTCAGCTGGGGCGAGCCTCCCTGAACTGACGCTTTTGAACAGCATATTTACGAAAAAGCTCGTCGTTGCTTTTGTTGTTTCCGTCATAACCATGTCCACGATTTCCGGATTCTTATTTTATATCGTATAGGAGGTGACAATATGAATTTTTTAAAAAAGTGGTTAGGGCCAAAAGAACAGAAAGACTGCTGTAATGTGATCATCGAGGAAGTGAAGGATGATTCGTGCTGCTCCAAGCAAATGGAGGAATTAACAAAGGCTGCAGAAAACAGCGGGCAGAGAAACGGTTATGAAGCACGAGGTTAATGATCTAATTTTTATATAAGTTATTGATTATATAAGCGTATTGTTATATGATAATGCACGGAGGTGAACCGATTCATGACGTTCCAGCATAAAACGATAGAATTAGAGCAGGCTACATCCATTATGAAGCTCCTTGGTGATAAAACCCGGCTTACCATGATGAAAATGCTCCAGAAAAATGAGTGCTGCGTATGCGAATTTACTGCGATTTTTCAGGCAAGCCAGCCTGCAATCAGCCAGCATTTGCGGAAATTGAAGGATGCGGGGCTTGTAAAAGAAAAGCGAAACGGCCAGTGGATCTTCTATTCGCTGAACCGGGAAAGTGAAATGTATGAATTTGTTCAAAATCTGCTTGCGTTTATTCCGGACCAAGATCAAAAGCTGAAGGAT
The Metabacillus sp. FJAT-52054 genome window above contains:
- a CDS encoding MarR family transcriptional regulator, translating into MENVRELFQVMVRRFGLLDKNCCSVGSVELSMVQSHILYEVERRESPSIQEIADTLGTDITTFSRQVQGLVKMGLIEKKQSVEDKRIYQLFLTSEGKEIASSIDTQMNEYLKEVFSYMQPAERNQVIESIKLLNLAMAKSEMCCRPVK
- a CDS encoding permease, giving the protein MWLEVGRSFVEIAFELTVLFIAISFLINLLQVFIPYSKMEKWMKDSHPIVSGGMALVFAFATPFCSCSTIPVVVNLLNNRIRFGVVMVFLFASPVLDPTILTLMTAVLGWKVALYYTLITSILSFSIGFLLEKLGYEKEVKNVLVKNYNPVKDGFSMKGAIAETIQLMKTVYPFLLIGAAIGALIHGAVPTEFITQYFGGENWWLVPIAAVVGVPLYIRLSSMIPITQIMIAKGMALGPVMALMISSAGASLPELTLLNSIFTKKLVVAFVVSVITMSTISGFLFYIV
- a CDS encoding metalloregulator ArsR/SmtB family transcription factor, which translates into the protein MTFQHKTIELEQATSIMKLLGDKTRLTMMKMLQKNECCVCEFTAIFQASQPAISQHLRKLKDAGLVKEKRNGQWIFYSLNRESEMYEFVQNLLAFIPDQDQKLKDLEKQGLRITCE